A stretch of DNA from Methylobacterium sp. CB376:
ATGCGTGTGGATGGCGGCTTGGCGGAAGGGGTCGATCCGGGCAGGGGCGCTGGCGGCGACGTCGCGGCGGCGTGGCAGCGGGTCAAGCGGCGCCTGCGGGCCGAACTCGGCGAGGATGTCTTCGCGAGCTGGTTCGCGCGGCTCGAATTGCAGGACGTGGCGGGCGGCACCGCCCGGCTGACCGTGCCCACGCGCTTCCTCAAGAGCTGGATCGAGTCCCACTATCTCGACCGGGTCCTGGCGACCTTCCGCAGCGAGGCGGACGGGATCGACGGCATCGAGGTCGGGGTGCGCGGCCCGATGGCCCCGGCCCGGGCGGCGCCGGGCGCGGCGGCCTCCGCGCCGAAGCCCGCCTCGCCGATCCGGACGCCCGGCGCCGCGCCCGCGGCCCCGGCCACGATCGAACTGCCCGACGCGGATCGGGCGCAGCGCGGCGAGGGCGACCTCAGCGGCGCCCCCCTGGACGCGCGCCTGACCTTCCAGACCTTCGTGGTCGGCCGCTCCAACGCCCTGGCGCACGCGGCGGCCGAGCGCGTCGCGGGCCACGAGGGCTCCGGGCCGATCTACAACCCGCTCTACTTCCACGCGGGCGTCGGCCTCGGCAAGACGCACCTCCTGCACGCGATCGGCCACGCCGCCAAGGAGGCGGGGCGCCGGGTGATCTACCTCACCGCCGACCGCTTCATGTACGGCTTCGTCAACGCCCTGAAGACGCAGAACGCCCTCGCCTTCAAGGAGCGCCTGCGCGCCATCGACGTGCTCATCCTGGACGACGTGCAGTTCATCCAGGGCCGCTCGATCCAGGCCGAGTTCGGCCACACGCTCAACGCGCTGATCGATGCCGGCCGGCAGGTCGTGGCCGCCGCCGACCGTCCGCCGACGGAGCTGGAGAGCCTCGACGAGCGGGTGCGCTCCCGCCTCGCGGGCGGACTCGTGGTCGAGATCGGCACCCTCGACGAGGCCCTGCGGGCCACGATCCTGCAATCGCGCCTGGAGGCGGTCCGCGTCAGCCATCCGGGCTTCGAGGTGAGCCCCGCCGTCGCCGAGTACGTCGCCAAGGCGATCACCGCGAATGGCCGCGACCTCGAAGGGGCGGTCAACCGCCTCCTCGCCCACGCCACGCTCACCGGCGCCCCGGTGACGCTGGAGACGGCCGAGACCGCGATCCGCGACCTCGTCAAGAACCGCGAGCCGAAGCGGGTCAAGATCGAGGACATCCAGAAGCTGGTGGCGAGCCGCTACAACGTCTCGCGCTCGGACATCCTGTCGGAGCGGCGCACCGCCGCCGTGGTCAAGCCGCGCCAGATCGCCATGTACCTCTCCAAGGTGCTGACGCTGCGCTCCCTGCCGGAGATCGGCCGCCGCTTCGGCGGGCGCGACCACACCACCGTGCTGCACGCCGTGCGCAAGATCGAGAAGGCGATCGGGGAGGATTCGGCCCTCAGCGACGAGGTCGAACTCCTCAAGCGCATGCTGCAGGATTGACGCCGCGCCGCCGGGCGCCGCCGGCGGTGCTTCGGCGGGGCCCTCGCGGCGCCCCGCCCCGGACCCCGCCTTCGCGCGCGGGCGGCCCCGGCTTGCCTTCGGGATGGAGCTTCGCCAAAGTTTCGACCCCGTGCGGGGCACGGGAAGCGATGCGGTGCCGGCCCTTGCGGGCCGCGAGAGTGTGAGACGGCGGACCACCCCCATGAGAGTCACAGTCGAGCGCGCGGCCCTCCTACGGTCGCTCGGCCACGTGCACCGCGTCGTCGAGCGGCGCAACACGATCCCGATCCTGTCGAACGTGCTGCTGCGCTCCAGCGCCGACGGCCTGCAGCTGAGGGCGACCGACCTCGACATCGAGGTCACGGAGACGATCCCGGCCGACGTGGTGGATGGCGGCGCCACCACGGTGCCGGCCCACGTGATCTACGACATCGTGCGCAAGCTGCCCGACGGCGTCCAGGTCTCCCTGGAGACGACGGGCGAGACCGGCCAGATGCAGATCCGCTCGGGCCGCTCGCGCTTCATGCTGGGCGCCCTGCCGGAGGCGGATTTCCCCGACCTCGCCGCGGGCGAACTGCCCCACCGCTTCCAGCTCCAGGCCGCCGAGCTGAAGAAGCTGATCGACAAGACGCAGTTCGCGATCTCGACCGAGGAGACGCGCTACTACCTGAACGGGATCTTCTTCCACACGATCGAGACGGAGGCGGGCTTGCGCCTGCGCGCCGTCGCGACGGACGGGCACCGGCTCGCGCGGGTCGAGATGCCCGCCCCCGAGGGCAGCCGCGGCATGCCGGGCATCATCGTGCCGCGCAAGGCCGTGGCCGAGATCCAGAAGCTCGTGGAGGATGGCGGCGACAGCGTCGGGGTGGAACTCTCGCCCGCCAAGGTCCGCTTCACCTTCTCCAGCGGGGTGACGCTGATCTCGAAGCTGATCGACGGCACCTTCCCGGATTACCAGCGCGTGATCCCGACCGGGAACGACAAGCTCCTCACCGTCGAGCGCGAGCAATTCGCCAAGGCGGTCGACCGCGTCTCGACCATCTCCTCGGAGCGCGGGCGCGCGGTGAAGCTCGCGGTCGGCGGCGGGCGGCTGTCGCTCTCGGTGAACAACCCGGATTCCGGCAGCGCCACCGAGGAACTCGACGTCGATTACGAGGCCGCGCCCCTCGATATCGGCTTCAACGCCCGCTACCTGCTCGACATCACGGCGCAGCTCGACGGCGACAGCGCCCTGTTCAAGCTCGCCGATCCGGGCTCCCCGACCCT
This window harbors:
- the dnaA gene encoding chromosomal replication initiator protein DnaA; translated protein: MRVDGGLAEGVDPGRGAGGDVAAAWQRVKRRLRAELGEDVFASWFARLELQDVAGGTARLTVPTRFLKSWIESHYLDRVLATFRSEADGIDGIEVGVRGPMAPARAAPGAAASAPKPASPIRTPGAAPAAPATIELPDADRAQRGEGDLSGAPLDARLTFQTFVVGRSNALAHAAAERVAGHEGSGPIYNPLYFHAGVGLGKTHLLHAIGHAAKEAGRRVIYLTADRFMYGFVNALKTQNALAFKERLRAIDVLILDDVQFIQGRSIQAEFGHTLNALIDAGRQVVAAADRPPTELESLDERVRSRLAGGLVVEIGTLDEALRATILQSRLEAVRVSHPGFEVSPAVAEYVAKAITANGRDLEGAVNRLLAHATLTGAPVTLETAETAIRDLVKNREPKRVKIEDIQKLVASRYNVSRSDILSERRTAAVVKPRQIAMYLSKVLTLRSLPEIGRRFGGRDHTTVLHAVRKIEKAIGEDSALSDEVELLKRMLQD
- the dnaN gene encoding DNA polymerase III subunit beta produces the protein MRVTVERAALLRSLGHVHRVVERRNTIPILSNVLLRSSADGLQLRATDLDIEVTETIPADVVDGGATTVPAHVIYDIVRKLPDGVQVSLETTGETGQMQIRSGRSRFMLGALPEADFPDLAAGELPHRFQLQAAELKKLIDKTQFAISTEETRYYLNGIFFHTIETEAGLRLRAVATDGHRLARVEMPAPEGSRGMPGIIVPRKAVAEIQKLVEDGGDSVGVELSPAKVRFTFSSGVTLISKLIDGTFPDYQRVIPTGNDKLLTVEREQFAKAVDRVSTISSERGRAVKLAVGGGRLSLSVNNPDSGSATEELDVDYEAAPLDIGFNARYLLDITAQLDGDSALFKLADPGSPTLIQDKEGAPALYVLMPMRV